A window of the Zeugodacus cucurbitae isolate PBARC_wt_2022May chromosome 2, idZeuCucr1.2, whole genome shotgun sequence genome harbors these coding sequences:
- the LOC105209471 gene encoding uncharacterized protein LOC105209471 isoform X3, which yields MANAVENVVYCLRTIIVRITLGPISFVFLELSKFVLVLVLAFWIAIGIFMMWESLMPEAAGRLSAAAAAVVANSSGLMPSTEETIIKDETLLTAAEGKSSSLIKDEPPRGSAKEEANKSEEKSPSILKNEAETAKEAEVASTAGTASKQPSAASEVGDTEKPAA from the exons ATGGCGAACGCCGTAGAAAATGTGGTTTACTGTCTGAGAACAATCATCGTTCGAATAACGCTGGGGCCGATTTCATTCGTTTTCCTTGAACTTTCAAAATTTGTCTTAGTATTGGTGTTAGCCTTCTGGATAGCGATTGGCATTTTTATGATG TGGGAAAGCCTTATGCCTGAAGCGGCCGGTCGTCTCTCGGCGGCAGCCGCTGCAGTTGTCGCCAATTCGAGTGGTCTTATGCCGAGTACTGAAG AAACAATAATTAAAGATGAGACATTGCTAACGGCGGCGGAGGGGAAAAGTTCTAGTTTAATTAAAGATGAACCTCCAAGAGGATCAGCTAAAGAGGAAGCTAACAAGTCTGAAGAAAAAAGTCCCAGTATACTTAAGAATGAAGCAGAAACAGCTAAAGAGGCTGAAGTGGCGTCTACAGCAGGTACTGCTTCCAAGCAACCTTCAGCAGCAAGTGAAGTTGGCGACACCGAAAAACCGGCTGcatga
- the LOC105209471 gene encoding uncharacterized protein LOC105209471 isoform X2, with translation MANAVENVVYCLRTIIVRITLGPISFVFLELSKFVLVLVLAFWIAIGIFMMWESLMPEAAGRLSAAAAAVVANSSGLMPSTEDLPKTESSTLETIIKDETLLTAAEGKSSSLIKDEPPRGSAKEEANKSEEKSPSILKNEAETAKEAEVASTAGTASKQPSAASEVGDTEKPAA, from the exons ATGGCGAACGCCGTAGAAAATGTGGTTTACTGTCTGAGAACAATCATCGTTCGAATAACGCTGGGGCCGATTTCATTCGTTTTCCTTGAACTTTCAAAATTTGTCTTAGTATTGGTGTTAGCCTTCTGGATAGCGATTGGCATTTTTATGATG TGGGAAAGCCTTATGCCTGAAGCGGCCGGTCGTCTCTCGGCGGCAGCCGCTGCAGTTGTCGCCAATTCGAGTGGTCTTATGCCGAGTACTGAAG ATTTGCCAAAGACTGAATCGTCCACTTTAGAAACAATAATTAAAGATGAGACATTGCTAACGGCGGCGGAGGGGAAAAGTTCTAGTTTAATTAAAGATGAACCTCCAAGAGGATCAGCTAAAGAGGAAGCTAACAAGTCTGAAGAAAAAAGTCCCAGTATACTTAAGAATGAAGCAGAAACAGCTAAAGAGGCTGAAGTGGCGTCTACAGCAGGTACTGCTTCCAAGCAACCTTCAGCAGCAAGTGAAGTTGGCGACACCGAAAAACCGGCTGcatga
- the LOC105209471 gene encoding uncharacterized protein LOC105209471 isoform X1 — MANAVENVVYCLRTIIVRITLGPISFVFLELSKFVLVLVLAFWIAIGIFMMWESLMPEAAGRLSAAAAAVVANSSGLMPSTEGKDNANESGTYPFVVDLPKTESSTLETIIKDETLLTAAEGKSSSLIKDEPPRGSAKEEANKSEEKSPSILKNEAETAKEAEVASTAGTASKQPSAASEVGDTEKPAA; from the exons ATGGCGAACGCCGTAGAAAATGTGGTTTACTGTCTGAGAACAATCATCGTTCGAATAACGCTGGGGCCGATTTCATTCGTTTTCCTTGAACTTTCAAAATTTGTCTTAGTATTGGTGTTAGCCTTCTGGATAGCGATTGGCATTTTTATGATG TGGGAAAGCCTTATGCCTGAAGCGGCCGGTCGTCTCTCGGCGGCAGCCGCTGCAGTTGTCGCCAATTCGAGTGGTCTTATGCCGAGTACTGAAGGTAAGGATAATGCTAATGAATCGGGCACTTATCCATTTGTTGTAGATTTGCCAAAGACTGAATCGTCCACTTTAGAAACAATAATTAAAGATGAGACATTGCTAACGGCGGCGGAGGGGAAAAGTTCTAGTTTAATTAAAGATGAACCTCCAAGAGGATCAGCTAAAGAGGAAGCTAACAAGTCTGAAGAAAAAAGTCCCAGTATACTTAAGAATGAAGCAGAAACAGCTAAAGAGGCTGAAGTGGCGTCTACAGCAGGTACTGCTTCCAAGCAACCTTCAGCAGCAAGTGAAGTTGGCGACACCGAAAAACCGGCTGcatga
- the LOC105209472 gene encoding pyridoxal phosphate homeostasis protein: protein MIRAMSDVNVKAGIECILKRIDEAYARRPTHITHPKPQLVAVSKTKPVELIIEAYEAGQRHFGENYVQELVEKAQHPDILQHCPEIKWHFIGHLQNNKINKVLKLPNLYMIQTVDNERLANGLNTAWEKFQSADKRPLSVLIQINTSGEEAKNGVPPSEAPALYKYIKDNLKNLQLEGVMTIGAFGFDYTTGPNPDFISLINVHKQICEEYNLAPEAVQVSMGMSDDFENAIEAGSTIVRVGSAIFGFRAKKNA from the exons ATGATACGCGCAATGTCGGATGTGAATGTCAAAGCGGGCATAGAATGCATTTTAAAACGCATCGATGAGGCATATGCACGCCGGCCGACG CATATTACACACCCGAAGCCGCAGCTGGTAGCGGTTAGCAAAACAAAGCCGGTTGAATTGATCATCGAAGCCTACGAGGCTGGTCAGCGACATTTCGGTGAAAACTACGTGCAGGAGTTGGTGGAAAAGGCGCAACATCCCGATATTTTGCAACATTGTCCGGAGATTAAATGGCATTTTATTGGACATCTTCAGAATAACAAAATCAATAAA GTACTCAAACTACCCAATCTATATATGATTCAAACTGTTGACAACGAAAGATTGGCCAATGGACTAAACACCGCTTGGGAAAAATTCCAAAGTGCTGATAAAAGACCACTTTCAGTTTTAATACAAATCAATACTAGTGGTGAAGAAG CTAAAAATGGCGTGCCACCAAGCGAAGCTCCAGCACTGTACAAGTACATAAAAGACAATCTAAAAAATCTGCAATTAGAAGGTGTTATGACTATTGGCGCATTTGGCTTTGACTATACAACTGGACCGAATCCCGATTTTATTTCGCTGATAAATGTGCACAAACAAATATGCGAAGAGTATAATTTGGCACCAGAGGCCGTGCAGGTATCCATGGGCATGTCGGATGATTTCGAAAATGCG ATTGAAGCTGGCAGCACCATTGTACGTGTTGGAAGTgcaattttcggttttcgtgcgAAAAAGAATGCTTAA
- the LOC128922055 gene encoding uncharacterized protein LOC128922055, with protein sequence MKMMWKVLMKLKNMEQRIRKLEKRSAQNTILLERIIDIFPPMKIELMIFPIKNMNDLASTESLLLNKPEAEIVAYLKQKFSKRPLSKILDEVIAESLHFKVNWDGAKKKLH encoded by the exons atgaaaatgatgtggaaagtgttaatgaaattgaaaaacatggAACAAAGAATACGGAAGCTAGAGAAAAGATCGGCGCAGAACACTATACTCCTGGAGcggattattgacatatttccaccgatgaagattgaattaatgatatttcctattaaaaacatgaatgatttagcatctacagaatccttgcttttgaataagcctgaggcagaaatt gtggcgtatctgaagcaaaaattttcaaagagacccctatcaaaaattttggatgaagtgATTGCGGAGTCCCTGCACTTTAAAGTGAATTGGGAtggagccaaaaaaaagttgcattga
- the LOC105209473 gene encoding myosin regulatory light chain 2 gives MADEKKKVKKKKTKEEGGASETASEAASEAATPAPAATPAPASTTGSKRASGGSRGSKKSKRAGSSVFSVFSQKQIAEFKEAFQLMDADKDGIIGKNDLRAAFDSVGKIAADKELDQMLGEASGPINFTQLLTLFANRMASSGANDEDDVVIAAFKTFDVDGLIDGDKFRESLMNFGDKFSAKECDDAWDQMVIDDKNQIDTAALIEMLTGKGEEEEEEAAA, from the exons ATG GCCGATGAGAAGAAGAaggttaagaagaagaagaccaaGGAAGAGGGAGGTGCTTCTGAAACCGCTTCTGAAGCCGCATCTGAGGCGGCAACCCCAGCACCAGCTGCCACTCCAGCTCCAGCCTCAACCACTGGATCGAAGAGAGCGTCAGGTGGCTCACGTGGCTCAAAGAAATCGAAGCGCGCTGGTTCCAGCGTGTTCTCTGTTTTCTCACAGAAACAGATTGCCGAATTCAAGGAA GCTTTCCAACTAATGGATGCCGACAAGGATGGCATCATCGGCAAGAACGATTTGCGCGCCGCTTTCGATTCCGTTGGCAAAATCGCCGCCGACAAGGAATTGGACCAGATGTTGGGTGAGGCCTCCGGCCCCATCAACTTCACCCAATTGTTGACCCTGTTCGCCAACCGTATGGCCTCATCAGGTGCCAATGATGAAGATGATGTTGTCATTGCCGCTTTCAAAACATTCGATGTCGATGGTCTCATTGATGGTGATAAATTCCGTGAATCACTCATGAACTTCGGTGATAAATTCAGCGCCAAGGAGTGTGACGATGCCTGGGATCAGATGGTCATTGATGATAAGAATCAAATCGATACCGCCGCTCTTATTGAGATGCTCACCGGCAAGGGTGAGGAAGAAGAGGAGGAAGCCGCCGCATAA